The following proteins are encoded in a genomic region of Streptococcus sp. 29892:
- a CDS encoding FAD:protein FMN transferase: protein MQVSSRSLRLMGTIIETKIWHPEAEPILDQVEELLYLYKDRFSANDLTSELMEVNLNAGVQAVPIADDLYELIKLGKEHSLAQGSFLNITIGPLVQSWRIGFSDAKLPSPEVISEKLQLINPRDIELDDREQTVYLKKEGMAIDLGALAKGYVADRIVDFLKRIGVEAGLINLGGNVLTFGQAPHNPDGCWRIGIQDPQKARGENALVLKIGEESVVTSGIYERSLTVDGQTYHHILSSQTGYPIQSQLASVTIVSKQSVDGEIWTTRLFGQAIDQIIKVVEDTDGIEVVLIGLDRKIFVTSGLTEKILAGRERISDSLGSPSRGGFGARVTSDLASGASVL from the coding sequence ATGCAAGTAAGTAGCCGTTCCCTTCGTCTAATGGGAACCATTATTGAAACAAAAATATGGCATCCAGAAGCTGAACCGATTTTGGATCAGGTTGAAGAGCTGCTTTATCTTTATAAAGACCGGTTTTCTGCCAATGATTTGACATCTGAATTGATGGAGGTCAATCTCAACGCGGGTGTTCAAGCAGTTCCTATTGCCGATGACCTGTATGAATTGATTAAATTGGGCAAGGAACACAGTCTGGCTCAGGGATCTTTTTTGAATATTACCATCGGTCCCCTTGTACAAAGCTGGCGGATTGGATTTAGTGATGCTAAGCTCCCTAGTCCCGAAGTCATCTCAGAAAAACTCCAGCTCATCAATCCAAGGGATATCGAACTCGATGACCGAGAGCAGACCGTCTATCTAAAAAAAGAAGGCATGGCTATTGACCTGGGTGCCCTAGCCAAAGGCTATGTAGCAGATAGGATTGTTGATTTTCTAAAAAGAATTGGAGTAGAGGCTGGACTGATTAACCTGGGAGGCAATGTCTTGACGTTTGGACAAGCTCCGCATAATCCAGATGGTTGCTGGCGAATTGGTATTCAGGATCCTCAGAAAGCACGTGGTGAGAATGCCCTTGTCCTCAAGATAGGCGAAGAGTCGGTTGTCACCTCTGGTATTTACGAACGAAGCCTCACGGTAGATGGTCAGACCTACCACCATATTTTAAGTTCGCAAACGGGCTATCCTATCCAGAGTCAGCTGGCCAGTGTGACCATTGTGTCCAAGCAATCGGTTGATGGTGAGATTTGGACGACCAGGTTGTTTGGTCAAGCTATTGATCAGATTATTAAAGTGGTTGAAGATACGGATGGCATTGAGGTGGTCTTGATAGGTCTCGATAGGAAGATTTTTGTGACCTCAGGACTTACTGAAAAAATACTGGCAGGTAGGGAGCGGATTTCAGACAGTTTGGGCAGCCCATCCAGAGGTGGATTTGGAGCAAGAGTAACTTCTGACCTGGCATCAGGTGCTTCTGTTCTATAA
- a CDS encoding type B 50S ribosomal protein L31, translated as MKKDIHPEYRTVVFMDTTTGYKFLSGSTKKTSETVEFEGETYPLIRVEISSDSHPFYTGRQKFTQADGRVDRFNKKYGLK; from the coding sequence ATGAAAAAAGATATCCATCCAGAATATCGCACTGTTGTCTTCATGGACACAACTACTGGCTACAAGTTCCTTAGTGGTTCAACTAAGAAAACTAGCGAAACTGTAGAATTCGAAGGTGAAACTTACCCATTGATCCGTGTGGAAATTTCATCAGACTCACACCCATTCTATACTGGACGTCAAAAGTTCACTCAAGCAGATGGACGTGTGGATCGTTTCAACAAAAAATACGGTCTCAAGTAA
- a CDS encoding FtsW/RodA/SpoVE family cell cycle protein — protein sequence MRFLMKYRGSIDSRVDYSLILPVFFLLVVGILALFIAVSQDYPNSVLQMVGQQIAWIGIGIGAAFLVMFFSTKFLWQITPFLYVLGLGLMVLPLFFYSPDLVASTGAKNWVTIGGMTLFQPSEFMKISYIVMIARVIVTFHKHHTERGLREDFMLIAYMTLFTLPVLVLLALQSDLGTSLVFVAIFSGMLLLSGVSWKILLPTALMVLVLAGGFMLIFVSPGGTTFLHNMGMDTYKINRISAWLDPFKHAQSTTYQQAQSLIAIGSGGLKGLGFNKTNLLIPVRESDMIFTVIGEDFGFIGGTVLIGLYLLLIYRMLRITLKSNNRYYTYISTGYIMMLLFHVFENIGAATGLLPLTGIPLPFISQGGSSIVSNLIGIGLVLSMSYQSHLADEKEEVRSRKYRKITLER from the coding sequence ATGAGGTTTTTGATGAAATACAGAGGAAGTATAGATAGTCGTGTGGACTATTCTCTCATTTTACCAGTCTTTTTTTTATTGGTTGTAGGCATCTTAGCTCTTTTTATTGCAGTGAGCCAGGACTATCCCAATAGTGTTTTGCAAATGGTGGGGCAACAAATTGCCTGGATAGGTATTGGAATCGGAGCAGCATTCCTGGTGATGTTCTTTTCGACCAAATTTCTCTGGCAGATAACTCCATTTTTATATGTACTTGGCCTAGGATTGATGGTCCTGCCCTTATTCTTCTACAGTCCAGACCTGGTGGCTTCGACAGGTGCGAAAAACTGGGTAACCATTGGAGGAATGACCCTTTTTCAGCCGTCGGAATTTATGAAAATATCCTATATTGTCATGATTGCAAGGGTTATTGTCACCTTCCATAAGCACCATACTGAACGAGGTCTTCGAGAAGATTTTATGCTGATTGCTTATATGACTCTCTTTACTCTTCCTGTTTTGGTACTACTGGCCTTGCAGAGTGACTTGGGAACTTCTTTGGTATTCGTGGCCATCTTCAGCGGGATGCTTCTCCTGTCGGGGGTGTCATGGAAAATCCTTCTGCCAACAGCTTTAATGGTCTTGGTTCTTGCTGGAGGCTTCATGCTGATTTTTGTGTCACCAGGTGGAACAACCTTCCTGCATAATATGGGTATGGACACCTATAAAATCAACCGTATTTCAGCTTGGTTAGACCCCTTTAAACACGCCCAGTCAACAACCTACCAACAAGCACAAAGTTTGATTGCCATCGGTAGCGGTGGTCTGAAAGGTCTAGGGTTCAATAAAACAAATCTGCTGATTCCGGTTCGTGAAAGTGATATGATTTTTACAGTTATCGGTGAGGATTTTGGTTTTATTGGTGGGACAGTCTTGATTGGCCTCTACCTCCTGCTGATTTATCGGATGTTACGGATTACATTAAAATCCAATAATCGTTATTATACCTACATCTCTACAGGTTATATTATGATGCTCCTCTTCCATGTATTTGAAAATATCGGGGCAGCTACTGGTTTACTACCTCTGACAGGTATCCCACTTCCATTCATCTCTCAAGGTGGCTCTTCTATAGTGTCCAATCTGATTGGGATTGGCTTGGTACTATCCATGAGTTACCAGTCGCATCTGGCGGATGAAAAAGAAGAAGTGAGATCACGGAAATACAGGAAAATTACGTTAGAACGTTAG
- a CDS encoding DJ-1 family glyoxalase III: MVKVAVMLANGFEEIEALAPVDIFRRADFQCDMIGLTSIRVEGSHAIKVEADSLFDGDLSQYDLIVLPGGMPGSINLRDDDRLIAELQKAVANGKRVAAICAAPIVLDRAGLLAGRRYTCFPGKEADVASGIHVENNVVVDGPIITSRGAGTSLDFAYKLVDLLGGDGQGLARVMVHKN; encoded by the coding sequence ATGGTAAAAGTTGCAGTTATGTTGGCAAATGGCTTTGAAGAAATTGAAGCCTTGGCCCCTGTCGATATTTTTCGAAGAGCAGATTTTCAATGCGATATGATTGGTTTAACCAGTATTCGTGTGGAAGGTTCCCATGCTATCAAGGTTGAAGCAGACAGTTTGTTTGATGGGGATTTGAGCCAGTATGATTTGATTGTCCTACCGGGAGGGATGCCTGGTTCAATAAATCTCCGTGATGATGACCGTTTGATTGCAGAATTGCAAAAGGCTGTTGCAAATGGGAAACGGGTTGCGGCTATCTGTGCGGCCCCAATCGTTCTAGACAGGGCTGGTTTACTGGCTGGGCGTCGCTATACTTGTTTCCCAGGAAAAGAAGCAGATGTTGCTTCAGGTATTCATGTTGAAAACAATGTAGTCGTTGATGGACCGATTATTACCAGTCGCGGTGCAGGTACTAGCCTGGACTTTGCTTACAAATTGGTTGACTTACTTGGTGGTGACGGTCAGGGGCTGGCAAGGGTCATGGTTCATAAAAATTAG